One window of the Cryptomeria japonica chromosome 7, Sugi_1.0, whole genome shotgun sequence genome contains the following:
- the LOC131857086 gene encoding disease resistance protein RPV1-like → MASSSTTGSKGNAESIDAFHGIAPPAPTCASEPMKKPAYDVFINHRGPDVKSTVASVLYGILTGMQLSVFLDSKELGSGDFLPRAIEAAMSSALLHIAIFSERYAESPWCLAELSFMLKSGAPIIPIFYYVDPSELRRVDQGNEGRYAQSFKKHEEKGRYLERLEEWKKALHIVSFYSGLIINSKDDEDRVLKNMKNIVVKSIKNVPLKVAEHPAGLEEIVNDFEENTTQSVEGDQGVRIIGIWGMGGSGKTTLAKELYNRKFLLFERSSFVFSVRDVSIKDLYQKQKKILQDFGVQNASFDNIEEGKEALSRQLRFRVLIVLDDVDSVNQLNALLIKDRLERGSLIIITTRNYDVLKTWGITSIYKMKALDSLYAKQLFCWHAFTQASPPDGFEELVKMFLEACHGLPLSLMVIGALLYGESCKKHWESLLHKIKRILPDDIQQILKISYDALDEEEKEMFLDAACFFIGENYTLPIELWDGLEWSGQYTWGRLLNKCLVECDEYNYIRMHDHIRDLGRNIAGKQSPYRFWLHQPIINVHNEKENRVGIHGIVATPCRVGWSNIHGTNKTTPEAEMVRITGEVDFRVWCWNGKLNVKTNSGTWLLSPSSVGLKYLVINGNSFNEVMGEVSGELVWLRWFEIGQRKLPSGLSKLRVLEIYGRRYGDENQLEELWGETDEAPVQLRELIMSDCDKFQGFPKSIGHLNHLKKVVIFGGHNVRLPDEFCLLRSLEHLVLDDCNIQSLPSDFGNLSNLRYLSLCWNELRRLPASFKNLKLLQYLNLNWSSELTFTPEDFENITKLEFLYLTWCSKLGELPRHITNNVSLRELDVHTFSRLRKLPHDIGRLSRLGRLTIDEVLSTSLPTSLGGLSSLTELYIVSCPNLKSLPDSLGCLSSLTKLWIQCCPELERIPDSLGDLSSLTELLILDCPKVERLPDSLGELSSLKIRIERCPKLESQRNEFNQATE, encoded by the exons ATGGCGTCTAGTTCTACCACTGGGAGCAAAGGAAACGCTGAGAGTATTGATGCATTTCATGGAATCGCACCACCTGCACCTACCTGTGCCTCAGAACCCATGAAAAAGCCAGCTTACGATGTCTTCATCAATCATCGTGGACCAGACGTCAAATCCACTGTAGCTAGCGTTCTCTATGGCATTCTTACTGGCATGCAACTCTCAGTTTTTTTGGACTCAAAAGAGTTGGGAAGTGGTGATTTTTTGCCCCGAGCAATAGAAGCAGCAATGAGTAGCGCTTTACTTCATATAGCTATTTTTTCGGAGAGGTATGCAGAATCACCTTGGTGTTTGGCAGAGCTATCATTCATGCTAAAATCTGGCGCCCCAATTATTCCTATTTTCTACTATGTAGATCCTAGTGAGCTCAGACGGGTGGACCAAGGGAACGAGGGAAGGTATGCGCAGTCCTTCAAGAAGCACGAGGAGAAGGGTAGATATCTGGAACGACTTGAGGAGTGGAAGAAGGCACTCCACATCGTCTCATTTTACTCTGGTCTAATTATAAACAGTAAAGA CGATGAGGATAGAGTGCTGAAGAATATGAAGAATATTGTAGTGAAAAGCATAAAAAATGTACCATTAAAGGTTGCAGAGCATCCAGCAGGTCTGGAAGAAATAGTGAACGATTTTGAGGAGAATACAACCCAATCTGTTGAAGGTGATCAGGGTGTACGAATTATTGGAATTTGGGGTATGGGTGGTTCTGGAAAGACAACCCTTGCAAAAGAGTTGTATAATAGAAAATTTCTTTTGTTTGAGCGGTCCAGTTTTGTGTTTAGTGTTCGAGATGTCTCCATTAAAGATTTATATCAGAAGCAGAAAAAAATACTCCAAGACTTTGGTGTCCAAAACGCATCATTTGACAATATTGAGGAAGGTAAGGAAGCTCTTTCAAGGCAATTGAGATTTAGAGTATTGATTGTtcttgatgatgtggatagtgtgaATCAATTGAATGCTCTGTTGATAAAAGATAGACTTGAAAGGGGCAGCCTTATCATTATTACCACAAGGAATTATGATGTTCTTAAAACTTGGGGCATCACTtctatatataaaatgaaagctctTGATTCATTATATGCTAAACAACTTTTTTGTTGGCATGCTTTTACCCAAGCTTCTCCTCCAGATGGGTTTGAGGAGCTTGTTAAAATGTTTTTGGAGGCTTGTCATGGATTACCTCTATCTCTCATGGTAATCGGAGCACTACTTTATGGAGAGTCTTGTAAAAAACATTGGGAGTCTTTGCTACACAAGATTAAAAGGATATTGCCTGATGATATCCAACAAATACTCAAAATAAGTTATGATGCCcttgatgaagaagaaaaagagatgTTTCTGGATGCTGCATGTTTCTTCATAGGAGAAAATTACACTTTGCCAATTGAATTATGGGATGGATTGGAGTGGAGTGGTCAGTACACTTGGGGAAGGCTTTTGAATAAATGTTTGGTTGAGTGTGATGAATACAATTATATAAGAATGCATGACCACATAAGAGATTTGGGAAGGAACATAGCTGGGAAGCAGTCACCATATCGCTTTTGGCTTCATCAACCAATTATTAATGTTCACAATGAAAAAGAG AACAGAGTCGGCATTCATGGCATAGTAGCGACCCCATGTCGAGTAGGCTGGAGTAATATTCAT GGTACAAATAAGACCACACCAGAGGCAGAAATGGTCAGAATAACTGGTGAGGTTGATTTTCGAGTTTGGTGCTGGAATGGAAAACTTAACGTAAAAACAAATAGCGGAACCTGGTTGCTCTCACCCTCTTCAGTTGGACTCAAGTATTTAGTGATTAATGGAAATTCTTTCAATGAAGTAATGGGTGAAGTATCAGGAGAACTGGTTTGGCTCCGGTGGTTTGAAATTGGGCAGCGAAAACTTCCGTCAGGGCTTTCAAAGTTGAGGGTTTTAGAAATCTATGGGAGGAGGTACGGTGATGAAAATCAGTTAGAAGAGCTGTGGGGGGAGACTGATGAG GCCCCTGTGCAGTTAAGGGAGTTGATTATGTCTGATTGCGACAAATTTCAAGGTTTTCCAAAATCAATAGGACATCTCAATCATTTGAAAAAGGTAGTAATCTTCGGAGGCCACAATGTTCGTCTGCCAGACGAATTTTGTCTTCTCCGATCGCTAGAACACCTGGTGTTAGATGACTGTAATATACAATCACTACCCAGTGATTTTGGCAATCTGAGCAATCTGCGGTATCTAAGCTTGTGCTGGAATGAGTTGAGGAGGCTGCCTGCTTCTTTTAAAAACCTGAAGCTCCTGCAATATCTGAATTTAAACTGGAGTAGTGAACTCACATTCACGCCAGAGGACTTCGAAAACATAACAAAGCTCGAGTTTCTCTACCTTACTTGGTGCAGCAAACTGGGAGAGTTGCCTCGTCACATCACAAATAATGTATCATTGAGAGAGCTCGATGTCCACACGTTCAGCAGGTTAAGGAAGCTACCACATGACATCGGCCGACTCAGCAGGTTGGGACGGCTGACTATAGATGAGGTGTTGTCGACAAGCTTGCCGACCTCTCTTGGAGGTTTGTCTTCTTTGACGGAGCTTTATATTGTAAGTTGTCCTAACCTCAAAAGTCTACCCGACTCTCTTGGATGTTTGTCTTCCTTGACAAAGCTTTGGATTCAATGTTGTCCTGAGCTGGAGCGTATACCAGACTCTCTTGGAGATCTGTCTTCCTTGACGGAACTTTTAATTTTGGATTGCCCTAAAGTGGAGCGTCTACCCGACTCTCTCGGAGAATTATCTTCCTTGAAAATTAGAATTGAGCGATGCCCAAAGCTGGAGAGTCAAAGGAATGAATTCAATCAGGCAACTGAATAA